Proteins from one Microbacterium sp. Root553 genomic window:
- a CDS encoding ABC transporter permease: protein MILPDQRVVVPADAQEALDAARGVRRRPEVGARHAWDRPAVRVIGGFLLPALIVVAWQVVTTSGLVAPYLLPSPGSVFSAGVELAERGVLGTHIAISVQRVLLGFAIGSVIGLAIAGIVGLSKIGDVLLSPTLSAVRAVPSLAWVPLLILWMQIGEESKVTLIAIGAFFPVYTTVASALRHVDPHLVEAGRSFSLRGWSLFRTVQLPAVVPSVVAGLRLALAQAWLFLVAAELIASSMGLGFLLTDSQNSGRVDRIILSIVLLALLGTITNALLVLVEKYLLRRWV, encoded by the coding sequence GTGATCCTCCCCGACCAGCGCGTGGTGGTGCCCGCGGACGCGCAGGAAGCCCTCGACGCCGCTCGCGGAGTCCGGCGACGCCCTGAGGTGGGCGCACGGCATGCGTGGGACCGTCCTGCGGTGCGCGTCATCGGCGGGTTCCTGCTGCCCGCCCTGATCGTCGTCGCCTGGCAGGTGGTGACGACGAGCGGTCTCGTCGCCCCCTACCTGCTCCCGTCGCCCGGCTCCGTGTTCTCGGCGGGCGTCGAGCTCGCAGAACGCGGGGTGCTGGGCACCCACATCGCGATCTCGGTGCAGCGCGTGCTGCTCGGTTTCGCGATCGGATCGGTGATCGGACTCGCGATCGCGGGGATCGTCGGGCTCTCGAAGATCGGCGACGTGCTGCTCAGCCCCACGCTATCGGCGGTCCGTGCGGTCCCGTCGCTGGCCTGGGTCCCGCTCCTGATCCTCTGGATGCAGATCGGCGAGGAGTCCAAGGTGACGCTGATCGCCATCGGCGCGTTCTTCCCGGTCTACACGACCGTCGCCTCGGCCCTCCGGCACGTCGATCCCCACCTCGTCGAGGCGGGGCGCTCGTTCAGCCTCCGCGGCTGGTCTCTGTTCCGCACCGTCCAGCTGCCGGCCGTCGTCCCCTCGGTGGTCGCCGGTCTCCGACTGGCACTCGCGCAGGCCTGGCTGTTCCTCGTCGCCGCCGAGCTGATCGCCTCCTCGATGGGACTCGGATTCCTGCTCACCGACTCGCAGAACAGCGGACGCGTCGACAGGATCATCCTGTCGATCGTGCTGCTCGCGCTGCTCGGCACGATCACCAACGCTCTCCTCGTGCTCGTCGAGAAGTACCTGCTCCGACGGTGGGTGTGA
- a CDS encoding aliphatic sulfonate ABC transporter substrate-binding protein, with product MSTVTRRIIPAIAIAGTMMLVATGCVAGENATASDASEGDAAASGEWSSDTLSIDFATYNPLSLVIRDQGILEEILGDDVEVEWVQSAGSNKANELLRSGSIDVGSTAGSAALLARSNGSPIQVIDIFSQPEWSAIVVGPDSDITSVEDLAGKSVAATKGTDPYFFLLQSLEEAGLSIDDVEVQNLQHADGRAALDGGSVDAWAGLDPIMAAAEVESGDRLIYRNVDFNTYGFLNATEDFIENHADLAQAVVDAYEQAREWALENPDETASLLAEVAGIDPAVAKTVITERSNLDVSGIPGEDQIAVLEKIAPVLVDSGDVQGGKDSVDKALDSIVNATFAEKAVGGE from the coding sequence ATGAGCACCGTCACCCGCAGAATCATCCCCGCGATCGCCATCGCCGGAACGATGATGCTCGTCGCCACCGGCTGCGTGGCGGGGGAGAACGCCACCGCATCCGACGCCTCGGAAGGCGATGCCGCCGCCTCCGGCGAGTGGTCGTCGGACACTCTGTCGATCGACTTCGCCACCTACAACCCGCTGAGCCTCGTGATCCGCGACCAGGGGATCCTCGAGGAGATCCTGGGAGACGACGTCGAGGTCGAGTGGGTGCAGTCGGCCGGCTCCAACAAGGCGAACGAACTGCTGCGCTCCGGCTCCATCGACGTGGGATCCACTGCGGGCTCTGCGGCACTGCTGGCCCGCTCGAACGGGTCGCCCATCCAGGTCATCGACATCTTCTCGCAGCCCGAGTGGTCGGCGATCGTCGTCGGCCCCGACAGCGACATCACGTCGGTCGAGGACCTCGCAGGCAAGTCGGTCGCGGCGACCAAGGGGACCGACCCCTACTTCTTCCTGCTGCAGTCACTCGAAGAGGCGGGCCTCTCGATCGATGACGTCGAGGTGCAGAACCTCCAGCACGCCGACGGCCGCGCCGCTCTCGACGGCGGATCCGTCGACGCGTGGGCGGGGCTCGACCCCATCATGGCCGCGGCCGAGGTCGAGTCGGGCGACCGGCTCATCTACCGCAACGTCGACTTCAACACCTACGGGTTCCTCAATGCGACCGAGGACTTCATCGAGAACCACGCCGATCTCGCTCAGGCCGTGGTCGACGCGTACGAGCAGGCGCGCGAGTGGGCTCTCGAGAACCCCGACGAGACGGCGTCGCTGCTCGCCGAGGTCGCCGGCATCGACCCCGCGGTCGCGAAGACCGTCATCACCGAGCGCTCCAACCTCGATGTGAGCGGCATCCCGGGAGAGGACCAGATCGCGGTCCTCGAGAAGATCGCCCCGGTGCTCGTCGACTCCGGTGACGTGCAGGGCGGCAAGGACTCCGTCGACAAGGCGCTCGACTCGATCGTCAACGCCACGTTCGCGGAGAAGGCGGTCGGGGGCGAGTGA
- a CDS encoding ABC transporter ATP-binding protein: protein MTSLLSAPSTARVPAIAGTAQPVRLHGVERSFPVARGRREVLRGVDVEVAAGEIVAIVGPSGCGKSTLLRLVGGLDAPTGGSILLADTDVADVDERTAIAFQEPRLLPWRTIAQNVELGLPRGIARREGRERVRELLDLVGLEQAADQRPREVSGGMAQRASLARALARNPGVLLLDEPFGALDALTRLRMHDLLLKIHAAEPTTILLVTHDVEEALYLADRVLLLRTLGGDAETDAGSIARTLSVPGIRPRDRADHGLANLRAELLEGLGVDTHHRTAPEENR, encoded by the coding sequence ATGACTTCCCTGCTCTCCGCGCCCTCCACGGCACGCGTACCGGCGATCGCCGGTACCGCTCAGCCCGTGCGCCTGCACGGTGTGGAGCGGAGCTTCCCCGTGGCCCGTGGTCGGCGCGAGGTTCTGCGCGGGGTCGACGTCGAGGTCGCGGCCGGCGAGATCGTCGCGATCGTCGGTCCCTCGGGATGCGGAAAATCCACTCTCCTGCGTCTGGTCGGCGGGCTGGACGCACCGACGGGCGGCAGCATCCTCCTCGCGGACACGGATGTCGCCGACGTCGACGAGCGCACCGCGATCGCCTTCCAGGAACCCCGGCTCCTGCCATGGCGCACGATCGCGCAGAACGTCGAGCTCGGGCTTCCCCGCGGCATCGCGCGACGCGAAGGGCGCGAACGCGTGCGCGAGCTGCTCGACCTGGTCGGTCTCGAGCAGGCGGCCGACCAGCGGCCGCGCGAGGTGTCCGGCGGCATGGCGCAGCGCGCCTCGCTCGCCCGCGCGCTCGCGCGCAATCCCGGTGTGCTGCTCCTCGACGAGCCGTTCGGGGCGCTGGACGCGCTCACACGGCTGCGGATGCACGATCTGCTGCTCAAGATCCATGCCGCCGAGCCGACCACGATCCTCCTCGTCACACATGACGTCGAGGAGGCCCTCTACCTCGCCGATCGGGTGCTGCTGCTGCGCACCCTCGGCGGCGACGCGGAGACCGACGCGGGCTCCATCGCGCGCACCCTGAGCGTGCCGGGGATCCGACCCCGCGACCGGGCCGATCACGGTCTCGCGAACCTCCGCGCCGAGCTCCTCGAAGGACTCGGCGTCGACACCCATCACCGCACCGCACCCGAGGAGAACCGATGA
- the rpsA gene encoding 30S ribosomal protein S1, with amino-acid sequence MTTATTAPATKQVAINDIGSAEDFLAAVEKTLKFFNDGDIIEGTIVKIDRDEVLLDVGYKTEGVIPSRELSIKHDVDPNEVVKVGDEVEALVLQKEDKEGRLILSKKRAQYERAWGDVEKIKENDGVVTGTVIEVVKGGLIVDIGLRGFLPASLIELRRVRDLTPYLGQEIEAKILELDKNRNNVVLSRRALLEQTQSESRTTFLNNLHKGQVRKGVVSSIVNFGAFVDLGGVDGLVHVSELSWKHIEHASEVVEVGQEVTVEILEVDLDRERVSLSLKATQEDPWQVFARTHAIGQVTPGKVTKLVPFGAFVRVADGIEGLVHISELSSKHVELAEQVVSVGEEVFVKVIDIDLERRRISLSLKQANEAVDVNGTEFDPALYGMLAEYDEAGEYKYPEGFDPETGAWKEGFDTQREAWEQEYAAAQSRWEAHKAQVAKAAEAEAAAGDDFGGQVFSSEAAGAGTLADDEALAALREKLSGGNA; translated from the coding sequence ATGACTACCGCAACGACCGCCCCGGCCACCAAGCAGGTCGCCATCAACGACATCGGATCTGCTGAGGACTTCCTGGCCGCGGTCGAGAAGACCCTGAAGTTCTTCAACGACGGCGACATCATCGAAGGCACGATCGTCAAGATCGACCGCGATGAGGTTCTGCTCGACGTCGGATACAAGACCGAGGGTGTCATCCCCTCGCGCGAGCTCTCGATCAAGCACGACGTCGACCCGAACGAGGTCGTCAAGGTCGGCGACGAGGTCGAGGCCCTGGTTCTCCAGAAGGAGGACAAGGAAGGCCGTCTGATCCTCTCCAAGAAGCGTGCTCAGTACGAGCGTGCCTGGGGAGACGTCGAGAAGATCAAGGAGAACGACGGCGTCGTCACCGGTACGGTCATCGAGGTGGTCAAGGGTGGACTCATCGTCGACATCGGCCTCCGTGGCTTCCTCCCGGCCTCGCTCATCGAGCTGCGCCGTGTCCGCGACCTCACGCCGTACCTCGGCCAGGAGATCGAGGCCAAGATCCTCGAGCTCGACAAGAACCGCAACAACGTCGTCCTCAGCCGCCGCGCGCTGCTGGAGCAGACGCAGTCGGAGTCGCGCACCACGTTCCTGAACAACCTCCACAAGGGTCAGGTCCGCAAGGGTGTCGTGTCGTCGATCGTCAACTTCGGTGCGTTCGTCGACCTGGGCGGCGTGGACGGCCTCGTGCACGTCTCCGAGCTGTCCTGGAAGCACATCGAGCACGCCTCCGAGGTCGTCGAGGTCGGCCAGGAGGTCACCGTCGAGATCCTCGAGGTCGACCTCGACCGCGAGCGCGTCTCCCTGTCGCTCAAGGCGACGCAGGAGGACCCGTGGCAGGTCTTCGCCCGCACCCACGCGATCGGTCAGGTCACGCCGGGTAAGGTCACCAAGCTCGTTCCGTTCGGCGCGTTCGTTCGCGTCGCAGACGGCATCGAGGGCCTCGTCCACATCTCCGAGCTCTCCAGCAAGCACGTCGAGCTGGCCGAGCAGGTCGTGTCGGTCGGCGAAGAGGTCTTCGTCAAGGTCATCGACATCGACCTCGAGCGTCGCCGCATCTCGCTCTCGCTGAAGCAGGCGAACGAGGCCGTCGACGTCAACGGCACCGAGTTCGACCCGGCTCTGTACGGCATGCTCGCCGAGTACGACGAGGCCGGCGAGTACAAGTACCCGGAGGGCTTCGACCCCGAGACCGGTGCGTGGAAGGAAGGCTTCGACACCCAGCGCGAGGCATGGGAGCAGGAGTACGCTGCAGCCCAGTCCCGTTGGGAGGCCCACAAGGCTCAGGTTGCCAAGGCAGCCGAGGCCGAGGCAGCCGCTGGCGACGACTTCGGTGGCCAGGTCTTCTCGAGCGAGGCCGCAGGCGCGGGCACGCTGGCAGACGACGAGGCCCTCGCGGCGCTCCGCGAGAAGCTGTCGGGCGGCAACGCTTAA
- a CDS encoding 5'-3' exonuclease yields the protein MPRADKLLLLDTASLYFRAFYGVPDKVTAPDGSPINAVRGLLDIVAKLVTLYEPTHVVACWDDDWRPQWRVDLIPSYKSHRVVEVVPAGPDVEEVPDPLEAQIPLIRQTLGLLRIPIIGVAEHEADDVIGTLATHATMPVDIVTGDRDLFQLVDDERDVRVIYTARGMSNLEIVTDAVVVAKYGVLPSQYADFATMRGDASDGLPGVTGVGEKTAATLLQAHADLDGIRAAAAAGEGMSAGVRAKILAATDYLDVAPTVVAVAPDLDIVAPGDALRPLDPAEVDAATAVADRWNLGSSMTRAITAIAGIDGQG from the coding sequence ATGCCTCGCGCCGACAAGCTGCTCCTGCTCGACACCGCCAGCCTCTACTTCCGCGCTTTCTACGGTGTCCCCGACAAGGTGACGGCGCCCGACGGCTCCCCCATCAACGCCGTACGAGGGCTGCTCGACATCGTCGCGAAGCTGGTCACGCTGTACGAGCCCACCCATGTGGTGGCCTGCTGGGACGACGACTGGCGTCCTCAGTGGCGGGTCGATCTGATCCCGAGCTACAAGTCGCACCGTGTCGTGGAGGTCGTTCCGGCCGGCCCTGACGTCGAGGAGGTGCCCGATCCGCTCGAGGCGCAGATCCCTCTGATCCGCCAGACCCTCGGGCTGCTCCGCATCCCGATCATCGGCGTCGCCGAGCACGAGGCCGACGACGTGATCGGCACGCTCGCCACGCACGCCACGATGCCCGTGGACATCGTCACCGGAGACAGGGACCTGTTCCAGCTGGTCGACGACGAGAGAGATGTGCGGGTCATCTACACCGCTCGCGGCATGAGCAACCTCGAGATCGTGACGGATGCCGTCGTGGTGGCGAAGTACGGCGTGCTCCCCTCGCAGTACGCGGACTTCGCCACGATGCGCGGCGACGCCTCCGACGGCCTTCCGGGCGTGACCGGAGTCGGAGAGAAGACGGCGGCGACGCTGCTGCAGGCTCACGCCGACCTCGACGGCATCCGAGCGGCCGCCGCAGCCGGTGAAGGGATGAGCGCGGGCGTCCGCGCGAAGATCCTGGCCGCGACGGACTACCTCGACGTCGCACCCACGGTGGTCGCCGTCGCCCCCGATCTCGACATCGTGGCGCCCGGCGATGCGCTCCGCCCCCTCGACCCCGCCGAGGTCGACGCCGCGACGGCCGTCGCGGACAGGTGGAACCTGGGGTCGTCCATGACGCGGGCGATCACGGCGATCGCGGGCATCGACGGCCAGGGCTGA
- a CDS encoding PHP domain-containing protein produces MDPVAALLEIASLLERERASRYRAKAFRAAAAALQQLPDDVRADPTRLRAAKGIGESTFGVIRQAQGGEVPDYLIELRGEVEPERRSALRGRLRGDLHAHTDWSDGTTPIPVMAAAARALGHEYQAITDHSPRLRVARGLSSARLREQMPLVRAESGDGFTLLAGIEVDILDDGALDQEEQLLSELDIVVASVHSKLRMDRRPMTARLLAAVAHPRVNVLGHCTGRLVQGERGTRPQSQFDAEAVFAACAENGVAVEINSRPERQDPPDELIAIALEAGCLFSIDSDAHAPGQLSLLDHGAERAERAGVPAARIVTTWGLERLLAWAR; encoded by the coding sequence ATGGATCCCGTCGCAGCGCTGCTCGAGATCGCGTCGCTGCTCGAGCGCGAGCGCGCGTCGAGGTATCGGGCGAAGGCGTTCAGGGCGGCGGCTGCGGCTCTGCAGCAGCTTCCGGACGACGTCCGCGCCGATCCCACGCGGCTCCGTGCCGCGAAGGGGATAGGCGAGTCGACGTTCGGCGTGATCCGGCAGGCCCAGGGCGGCGAGGTCCCGGACTATCTCATCGAGCTGCGGGGCGAGGTCGAGCCCGAGCGCAGATCGGCGCTGCGAGGACGTCTCCGAGGAGATCTGCACGCCCACACGGACTGGTCGGACGGCACGACGCCGATCCCGGTGATGGCCGCTGCCGCGCGAGCACTGGGGCACGAGTATCAGGCGATCACCGATCACTCGCCGCGCCTGCGCGTCGCCCGCGGGCTCTCGTCCGCGCGCCTGCGGGAGCAGATGCCGCTCGTGCGGGCCGAGTCCGGCGACGGCTTCACCCTGCTGGCGGGCATCGAGGTCGACATCCTCGACGACGGCGCCCTCGATCAGGAGGAGCAGCTGCTGAGCGAACTGGACATCGTGGTGGCGTCGGTCCACTCGAAGCTGCGGATGGACAGGCGGCCGATGACGGCGCGCCTGCTCGCCGCCGTGGCGCATCCGCGCGTCAACGTCCTCGGTCACTGCACCGGGCGCCTCGTCCAGGGCGAGCGCGGGACCCGCCCGCAGTCGCAGTTCGACGCCGAGGCGGTGTTCGCCGCCTGTGCCGAGAACGGCGTCGCCGTCGAGATCAACTCACGTCCGGAGCGCCAGGATCCGCCGGATGAGCTGATCGCGATCGCCCTGGAGGCCGGCTGCCTCTTCTCGATCGACTCCGATGCGCATGCGCCCGGACAGCTCTCGCTGCTCGATCACGGCGCGGAGCGTGCCGAGCGGGCGGGCGTGCCCGCCGCGCGCATCGTCACGACGTGGGGGCTGGAGCGGCTGCTCGCCTGGGCGCGGTGA
- the trpD gene encoding anthranilate phosphoribosyltransferase: protein MADSLTWSDVLTTLLERRDLSVWESTWAMRQIMRGDVTEAQLAGFLVALRAKGETIDEIVGFRDAILEAAVPLPVSPDVLDIVGTGGDRVGTVNVSTTAAVIIGATGVPVVKHGNRAASSSSGSSDVLSALGLELTLDPAAVSSILDRTGITFAWAGAFHPGFKHAAKVRAELGVPTVFNMLGPLCNPARAEANAVGVAQLERVPLITGVFRTRGATALVFRGDDGLDELTTTGHSRIWEVTRGDIHEHDLDPRDLGIPVADLSDLIGGTPDHNAAILRRTLEGEAGPVRDIVLLNAAAGIVAFELSQDAAQVQRPILERLREGYERAAQAIDDGRALAKLDQWIGVSRELASA from the coding sequence ATGGCTGATTCCCTGACCTGGTCCGACGTGCTCACCACCCTCCTGGAGCGCCGAGACCTCAGCGTCTGGGAGTCCACCTGGGCCATGCGCCAGATCATGCGCGGAGACGTGACCGAGGCGCAGCTCGCGGGGTTCCTCGTCGCGCTGCGCGCCAAGGGCGAGACGATCGACGAGATCGTCGGGTTCCGCGACGCCATCCTCGAAGCCGCCGTGCCCCTGCCCGTGTCGCCGGACGTCCTCGACATCGTCGGAACCGGCGGCGACCGCGTCGGCACCGTCAACGTCTCGACGACCGCCGCCGTGATCATCGGAGCGACGGGGGTGCCGGTCGTCAAGCACGGCAACCGGGCCGCCAGCTCGTCCTCCGGCTCGTCCGACGTGCTGAGCGCCCTCGGACTCGAACTCACTCTCGATCCGGCCGCCGTGTCGTCGATCCTCGATCGCACGGGGATCACCTTCGCCTGGGCCGGCGCCTTCCACCCCGGGTTCAAGCACGCGGCGAAGGTCCGCGCCGAGCTCGGCGTGCCCACGGTGTTCAACATGCTCGGGCCGCTCTGCAACCCCGCCCGAGCAGAGGCCAACGCCGTCGGCGTCGCGCAGCTCGAGCGCGTGCCGCTGATCACCGGCGTCTTCCGCACCCGAGGAGCCACGGCCCTGGTCTTCCGCGGCGACGACGGTCTCGACGAGCTGACGACGACCGGCCACAGCCGCATCTGGGAGGTCACCCGCGGTGACATCCACGAGCACGACCTCGACCCCCGAGACCTCGGCATCCCGGTCGCCGACCTCTCCGATCTGATCGGAGGCACCCCTGACCACAACGCCGCGATCCTCCGACGCACCCTCGAGGGGGAGGCCGGACCCGTGCGCGACATCGTGCTGCTCAACGCGGCGGCCGGCATCGTCGCCTTCGAGCTGTCGCAGGACGCCGCCCAGGTGCAGCGGCCCATCCTGGAGCGTCTGCGCGAGGGGTACGAGCGCGCCGCACAGGCGATCGACGACGGCCGCGCTCTCGCGAAGCTCGACCAGTGGATCGGCGTGAGTCGCGAACTGGCCTCGGCATAG
- the ctaE gene encoding aa3-type cytochrome oxidase subunit III, whose translation MTTSATYAPAARTIKRPNPVAVGTIVWLGSEVMFFAGLFAIYFTLRSTSPELWADRTELLNVPFAFVNTAILVLSSFTCQMGVFAAEDLQPYKLGKGQKNGAGRRRLFGWGMVEWFFLTFALGAIFVSGQVWEYATLVAEGMPISADSYASAFYLTTGFHALHVTGGLIAFLLVIGRAYAVKNFRHKEATSSIVVSYYWHFVDVVWIVLFVVIYFLK comes from the coding sequence GTGACGACCTCAGCGACGTATGCCCCGGCGGCAAGAACGATCAAGCGCCCCAACCCGGTAGCTGTCGGCACCATTGTGTGGCTCGGCAGCGAGGTGATGTTCTTCGCGGGACTCTTCGCGATCTACTTCACGCTCCGCAGCACCTCCCCCGAGCTCTGGGCCGACCGCACCGAGCTGCTGAACGTGCCGTTCGCCTTCGTGAACACGGCCATCCTGGTGCTCTCGTCCTTCACCTGCCAGATGGGTGTGTTCGCTGCTGAGGATCTGCAGCCGTACAAGCTCGGCAAGGGCCAGAAGAACGGTGCCGGCCGACGCCGCCTGTTCGGCTGGGGCATGGTCGAGTGGTTCTTCCTCACCTTCGCGCTCGGCGCGATCTTCGTCTCCGGCCAGGTGTGGGAGTACGCCACCCTCGTCGCCGAGGGCATGCCCATCAGCGCGGACTCCTACGCCTCCGCGTTCTACCTGACGACCGGCTTCCACGCCCTCCACGTCACCGGCGGACTCATCGCCTTCCTGCTCGTCATCGGACGCGCGTACGCCGTCAAGAACTTCCGGCACAAGGAGGCGACCTCCTCGATCGTCGTCTCCTACTACTGGCACTTCGTCGACGTCGTCTGGATCGTGCTGTTCGTCGTTATCTACTTCCTGAAATAA
- the qcrC gene encoding cytochrome bc1 complex diheme cytochrome c subunit produces the protein MAREKKRRSNGRRSPLAAAALIGAGLMITGAVYAGTSAAFAATDTQTAASSTLTVDDGEKLFTANCATCHGLDLQGTPNGPSLYGVGELAVEFQMSTGRMPLQMQGPQAPQKEPQFTEDQILAISSFVQESAPGPTFPEDHLLDGGGDVANGAELFRVNCAMCHNVAAAGGALTEGKYAPALTETSALHMYAAMVTGPQNMPVFGDMNLSDEDKRDIISALLYQQQSVQIGGFSLGSLGPVSEGLFVWIFGIGALVAITVWITAKSN, from the coding sequence ATGGCACGAGAGAAGAAGCGCCGTTCGAACGGCCGTCGCAGTCCCCTGGCTGCCGCAGCACTCATCGGCGCAGGCCTGATGATCACCGGCGCCGTATACGCCGGGACGTCCGCGGCCTTCGCCGCGACCGACACCCAGACCGCCGCGTCCAGCACGCTCACCGTCGACGACGGCGAGAAGCTGTTCACGGCGAACTGCGCGACCTGCCACGGCCTCGACCTGCAGGGAACGCCCAACGGGCCCAGCCTGTACGGAGTCGGCGAGCTGGCGGTCGAGTTCCAGATGTCCACCGGACGCATGCCGTTGCAGATGCAGGGCCCGCAGGCTCCGCAGAAGGAGCCGCAGTTCACCGAGGACCAGATCCTCGCGATCTCCTCGTTCGTGCAGGAGTCCGCTCCCGGCCCCACGTTCCCCGAGGATCACCTCCTGGACGGCGGCGGCGACGTCGCGAACGGCGCGGAGCTGTTCCGCGTCAACTGCGCCATGTGCCACAACGTCGCAGCAGCCGGTGGAGCGCTCACCGAGGGCAAGTACGCCCCCGCCCTGACCGAGACCAGCGCGCTGCACATGTACGCGGCCATGGTCACCGGCCCCCAGAACATGCCCGTCTTCGGCGACATGAATCTGTCGGACGAGGACAAGCGCGACATCATCTCGGCACTGCTCTACCAGCAGCAGTCGGTGCAGATCGGCGGGTTCTCGCTCGGTTCGCTCGGCCCCGTCTCCGAGGGCCTGTTCGTCTGGATCTTCGGGATCGGCGCACTCGTCGCGATCACCGTGTGGATCACGGCGAAGTCCAACTGA
- the qcrA gene encoding cytochrome bc1 complex Rieske iron-sulfur subunit, which produces MAHDDDSQALDRAYQPSPGLGVAVSDPVQNPGLPPHRERMTDKDPRAEKTAERTVYTLFYLSLAGSIWAVAAYMLFPIESGALIDIRQNNLFIGLGIALALLSIGIGAIHWSKALMSDKEHIEHRHPTRGKDSTREAVVEAFATANEESGFGRRTMIRNSLFAAIVASIIPGVTLFRGLAPHSTPDDPTAGDPVVLLKQTMWEKGQRLVRDPDGTPIRAADVTIGSAFHVIPEDLADLSHHDGYLEEKAKAIVLMMRLRPEQLTEAEDRKDWSYDGIVAYSKVCTHVGCPVALYEQQTHHLLCPCHQSQFDVTDHAKVIFGPAARPLPQLPITVDDEGYLVARSDFTEPVGPSFWERH; this is translated from the coding sequence ATGGCACACGACGACGACTCGCAGGCTCTCGATAGGGCCTACCAGCCCTCTCCGGGGCTGGGTGTCGCAGTCAGCGATCCCGTGCAGAACCCGGGGCTTCCGCCGCACCGCGAGCGGATGACCGACAAGGACCCGCGCGCTGAGAAGACTGCGGAGCGCACGGTCTACACGCTGTTCTACCTCTCGCTGGCCGGAAGCATCTGGGCGGTCGCCGCCTACATGCTGTTCCCCATCGAGAGCGGCGCGCTCATCGACATCCGACAGAACAACCTCTTCATCGGTCTGGGCATCGCGCTCGCACTGCTGTCGATCGGAATCGGCGCGATCCACTGGTCCAAGGCGCTGATGAGCGACAAGGAGCACATCGAGCACCGCCACCCCACCCGTGGCAAGGACTCGACCCGCGAGGCTGTCGTCGAGGCGTTCGCCACGGCGAACGAGGAGTCCGGCTTCGGACGCCGCACGATGATCCGAAACTCGCTGTTCGCCGCGATCGTCGCCTCGATCATCCCCGGCGTGACGCTCTTCCGCGGTCTCGCTCCGCACAGCACTCCCGACGACCCCACTGCCGGCGATCCGGTCGTGCTGCTGAAGCAGACGATGTGGGAGAAGGGTCAGCGACTCGTGCGCGACCCCGACGGCACGCCGATCCGCGCTGCCGACGTCACCATCGGCTCCGCGTTCCACGTGATCCCGGAGGACCTCGCCGACCTCAGCCACCACGACGGCTACCTCGAAGAGAAGGCGAAGGCCATCGTGCTGATGATGCGCCTCCGCCCCGAGCAGCTCACCGAGGCCGAGGACCGCAAGGACTGGTCGTACGACGGCATCGTCGCGTACTCCAAGGTCTGCACCCACGTCGGCTGCCCTGTCGCTCTGTACGAGCAGCAGACGCACCACCTGCTGTGCCCCTGCCACCAGTCGCAGTTCGACGTGACCGATCACGCCAAGGTCATCTTCGGCCCGGCCGCACGCCCGCTGCCGCAGCTGCCCATCACCGTCGACGACGAGGGCTACCTCGTCGCACGCAGTGACTTCACCGAGCCCGTCGGCCCGAGCTTCTGGGAGCGCCATTGA